A stretch of DNA from Desulfosarcina ovata subsp. ovata:
CGGAATATGTAGAAACGTATTCGGATGACGATGCTCTTCTCGCAGATATTGTTTTATCCATGACCGACAATCCGCACATGTTTGTTCGCTTGGGCAGTTTGGGCTGGTATACTATCATGGCCCACACCGTCAAAGTTTCCCATATAGAAAAAAAGGAGTTTTTTCACCTTCAATTGCCGGACGAAGATAAATCGCAGTTTTTTTACAAACGACCGGATTTTAACTCTTTCCTGCTCGATACCATAAAAGATTTTGTTAGAAAACAAGGGATGGTGCGTCCCGTAGAAGTAGATACCTATATTCGGGAAAACTACCAAGACCGAATAAATGAAAGCACACAAATCGCTCCTCTTGTCGCTGGTGCACTGGATCTGCTCCAAGTCTCACCGACATGCTATGCACTTCGTGAAACGCATTCTCGATTGGATTCACAAAACGCGGCGGCGAAGTTGCTGCTAACAAAAAGCGACCTTCGATGGTACATTATGTCCCGATATGCAGGGGAACCCATGCATACCTTTCCTTTGTGGACACCCAAAATGGAATACATGTGGAGCGTGTGGGCGCAGAAAAATGCAACCAACCCGTCCAAAAATCGGCTCTTCCAATCACTCATGGCCGTGGCCGACCCCACCTGCTGGCCGGTGCCGGAAAAGGAAAAGAATTCCTGGCTGGAAACCAAAAAATGGAGCAGCAGTTATTACTTATCCCACCCATGCAAACACCATATCTGGACCAAAATTCCACCGTTGCGCGATTTTCTGGCGCTCTCCATCGGCCTCCAAGAATTTGGCGATATGAACTGGATCCGAGTCAACCGTTTGGCTGGGTATTATCTTTTCGACCAGCACTCAGTCACCTCGCTTGCCATTTTGATTGCACTGGAAGCATTGAAACCGACGGATCATTGGCAACAACCGCACCAAATGGGCCCGATGGCAAAAGAACTGCTCAAAACAATGACAGATGCATTTCAACTTGATCCGAAAACGAATTGGGATTCCGACCTTGGTTCCCAACTGATCAAGCAGCTCGTGGGTCAGATTTCTCGAAGTGATTTCGGGTGGGTTAGTTCTTCAGATTTGGCGTTGTTAGCCAAAACGCTTTTAGGAGAGCCCGTCGGAAAAGAAGATGAACAGCCAAGTACGAATAGTTTCTTACCCAAACAGCTTGAGTTACCATTTTGATAAATTTATCGGCATTCGAGTTTTAAAAGTCAACCATTTTCACCCTGAAATCGTCCGTTTCCGGAATCGTCTACACCAAAACCAGCCCGGCACCGGCCGGCTCGGCCCAATAATCCAGGTGACGGTTCGGTGGTGTTCCGGTTTCACCAAATAATCGTCAAGGGGGTGACGTATCCCACCCATCAGTTTTTCCCGGGCCCATGACCAACGGAACGTCCCAGGTGATCCTGAGGCCGTTTTTTAGGTAGCAAAAGGGGTTACAGATTTTTCTCTCTGTAACCCCTTTATTTTATTGGTGGAGATGAGGGGGATCGAACCCCTGACCTCAGCGTTGCGAACGCTGCGCTCTCCCAGCTGAGCTACACCCCCATTGATATAGCATTCAAGATAATGTTTTTGGGCTGCGTTATCGGTCGTCGCGGTATGGATTATACAGCTTCCTCCCTCTGGCCTTGCCAAAAACATTATCTTAAATACTATATCAATCTTTCGTTTGTGTCTGTTTAGGTCTTTTTTCTGGCGGAGTCAAGAGCATCTGACTCCCCGGGCTGCATGACCAGGTTGGTTTTTTCCTCGAGCACATGGTTCACCAGTCGCATGCGTTCCCTGATCGTCTTTTTAAACGCGGCCATCCGCTCGGGTTTGAGCGGGGAGACCCGGCTTTTCTTTACCGTATTGGGATTGACGGGCTTGCCATTGATGCGAACTTCGTAATGCACGTGGGGGCCGGTGGCCACGCCGGTCTGGCCCACCCGGGCAACGACCTGCCCCTGTTCCACCAACTGCCCCGGTTTCTTCAACAGGCGGCTGCAATGGCCGTAGTAGGTTTGGTATCCGTTGGGATGCTTGATGATCAACAGTTTGCCATAGCCCGATTTCCAACCCGAAAAGGTTACCCGGCCATTGGCGGTGGCAAAAATGGCGGTTCCCGTGGGAGCGCCGTAATCAATGCCGGTGTGGGCCTTATAGCGCTTGGAGATGGGATGAAAGCGGCGGATGGAATAGGCAGAGGTCATCTTGCCGAATTTCACGGGTGTGCGCAAAAACATCTTTTTTAACGGCTGGCCGTTTTCGTCGAAATATCCATCAAACTGACCATCGTTAAACAGGAAGGCGGAAAAATTTTTCCGTTCTCCTTCGTACCGGGCCGCCAGAATCCGACCGTACTTGATCAACTGGCCGTCTTTGACACAGCGTTCATAAACAACCGCAATCCGGTCATTTTTTCGCGGATAAAGGTAAAAGTCGATGTCCCACGCAAAAATGTCGGCGATCATGCCGGCCATCAGCTGCGTTTCACCGCTGTCGGCTACCGCCTGGTAGAGGGAGGTTTCAATGGTAAAAACCGTTGAGACCACCTTGGTGTCCATGGCGATTTCACGCTTATGAACACGGTAGCCGCCGTCATCTTTTTTGATGGCCTCATATTCGTCCAGCGGTCCGGTTTTATAAAGGAACTTCTGGATTTGATTGCGATCGTCAATGCAGGCCTGATAGGCGTCCTTCGGCCTGGAACAACGGAAATCAAACACGGGTTTGAATGATCGTGAAAGGGCAAGGACATCCGAGGGCGGAATATCACAGGCCGTCAGGGCTTCGTACAGGGTACGGTTTTCGATCACCCCTTTTACGATATTGAGTCCCGGTACCTCCAGTTGTACCGGCGGTTGCACCGGTGCGGTCTCCATAGCGGGCGGTTGCGGAACAAGGGGGTCATCCTGAATACCGGATGTTGCCGCGGTCATGGGTGACAGAAACAGAAACATCCCCAACAACACGGCACAGAACAGGCCTGCAAGCAAATTCAATTTCCATTGCATTCTCAACGTTCCTTTCGAACGGTTGGCGATCTCAGCATTCTTTCGGCATTCCGAATCAACAACTTTAGCTTGCATGTCAGCCATTTAGCAGAAGCATTACCCGCAAGCAACCGCTTTTTCGGGCCCATCTGGATTGACGGGCCCAAAACCGCCAACATTGTGGATGGACCCAAGATCTTTTCCATTACCGGATCTGGAACACCTGGCGCCACCGGTCGGTGCCGGTGGAAAGCAGCACGTCATCGCGATTGATTCGCAGTACCACAATATCGTCAATGGATCCGCCCTCCTTGATCAGGCGGTTGTTGATGACCACAAACCGTTCGGACGCCTCCGGCGCCCACACCAGGGCCTGCAAATCGATTCGCGGATCAACCCTGACGTCACCGTTGTCATCCGGCGATGGGGTCTTCGCTTCAGGGACAGGCTCCTGCGGGTCCACACGGGGAGCCGCTGATGAAACCGGCAGTGATGGGGGCTGGTTGCCGACCTTGGCCGGCAGTGGTGGTTTCTCCAATAGCTGGCGGGGTGGCATGATGGGTGGCTCTTTTTTCAAGACATCCCCGGGCTCTTCGGGAGGCTGGCTGTCCATCGGTCTGTCCAGTGGCGACTTCACCGGGGCCGTTTTCTTCGGTTCAGCGGGGGGAGCATGGTCCGCGAGCGGTCGGGCTGCCGGTTGTGCCGCTTCGGCCGGTCGCCTGGCTGGCTGGGTGGGTGTTTTCACTGCCACCGCCGGACCAGGGGTTGACCGTCGGCGAAGTTGCCAGAAAACCCCGGAAGCCAGAACCAGAACAAACACAACCGTTACCATCATCCAGCGCCGGTAGGACCGTCGGCAAGCGGATGTGGCGGCGGTGAGGGCCGGCCAAGGGGCGTTTCTATTTCCCGTGGCGCCGGATTCCTGCTCGGCCTTTTTCAATGCATCGAGAATAGAACTCAAAGGCGGCAGCTCCCTGTTTATTCTTCGTTTTCCGCATCGGGCGAAAGGTTGTCGGTCAATACGATCATCAGTTCCCGTCACCCGCCGGACTGTCGGTAAGGTGCGGGGGCTTCAAGGACGGATCCTCATTGTAGAGTACGATTTTTGTCTGGGACCCGACCTTGCCATCCACCACCAGGCCGTTGCGATGCTGAATGGTCTCCACGGCCGCCCGGGTGGTTACATCGTAAGCCGGGGTCATTTCCGCGATGGCAAACCCCGTAGACTTGAGGTGCACTTTGAGGGCAAGAATCGCTTCGCCAGACGCGGTATCTGGAATGATACCCTGATAGTTGTGGAAATTTTTCCAGAAAATATGGGCCACACCGCTCCACAGCCCGTCCAGGGCATCCGGTGGTACCGTATGGATCGCCTCTCCATCGGAAAGCTGGAGGGATTCACTGTCTATGTGGACCAGCGCCATAAACCGGGGTCTGTGATCCTCGGGAACCAGTGTAACGATGGCCGGCAGATTCAGTTTTCGAATGAGATCAAAATGGCCCGTAACCCGCAGCACCTGTAAGCCGCTGTGGGCCGCTGAAATCCGAAAGAACGTCTGGTTGTCTGCCGCGATCAAGGCTCCGCTCTGAAGGGGTTGCGGAGCGCCCCATTTTTCCAGAATCGCCCTCAGCGAGCGGGTCCGTGAAGCGACCGGATCCATACCGGTGACCACTTCGGCAAACGGCTGCACCGCTAATGGGGTCGGTTCGGCAATCGGGAGTGTTTCGAGCGGTGTTTCAGGCGGCAGAGCCGGTGGTGATTCCACCGGCACAGGAATTTCCGGCGGAGCCTGGACCGGTTGCGGCGCGATCCGTGCTGGGGGTTTGGCCTGGGCCACGGCAGGCGAGGTGACCGCCGCCGGCGTATCGATTTTGTGATGAACCACAGCCGGCATCGAAAAAAAATTGGCGCCATTGAAAACGATCTGGCTGGCAACCAGGCCAGCCATCAGAAGGAGCAGCACCACCAGGAGAGAGGTAATCAGCCCCTCCCGGCGGAATTGCGGTGGCTTGGAACGGCTGCGGCTGCTGTCCAGTTCGCGAATGGCCGTTTTGACGATCGCGTTGGTAATGCGGTGTTTGCCCTGGGTGAAGGCGGTCAGCAGGGCCCGGTCACAGGCAATGTTGATCAGCCGCGGCACCCCACCGGTATATTTGAAGATCGACCGGTACGCCGCGGCCGAGAAAGCCAGCCCCGGTTTGGGCGAAGCGATATGCAGGCGGTGGCGGATATACTCCCGGGTTTCTGCGGTACTCAGCGGGATCAGGTGGCAACTCAGGGTAATGCGCTGATTCAGCTGCCGCAGGGCATCGGTTTCCAGAAGCGCACCCAGTTCCGGCTGGCCCACCAAAATAATTTGCAGCAGCTTGCTGGTGGTGGTCTCGAGGTTGGAGAGCAGGCGCAGTTGCTCGAGCACATCAGCGCTCAGGTTCTGGGCTTCATCGATCAGTAGGATGACCCGCTTGCCCTGGGTTTTTTTATCCAATAGAAAGGCGTTGAGCCGGTCGATGAGCTGTTTTGTCGATCCGGCGTCCGAATCGATGCCGAATTCGTCATTGACCGCTTTGAGCAGCTGCAGGGCGTCCAGTTTGGGATTGAAGATGTAGGCCGCCTCGGTATCCGCGTCCAGGTTTTCCAGGAACATGCGGCACAGGGTGGTCTTGCCGGTCCCCACCTCACCGGTGATTTCGACAAAGCCCTCCCCGTACCCAACGGCGTAATTGAGATGCGCCAGCACCTCTTCATGGACCCGCGAGAGATAAAGGTACGCCGGGTTGGGTACTAGCTTGAAAGGGCGTTCTTTGAAACCGAAAAAGCGATTGTACATGAATATTGCCAGCTTATTCGGGCTGGAGGATCCGCCCGTCGGGGGTTCGATAGCTGTTTTTATCAGCCCTTTGCCCTATTGGGCGATCCTGCTGTTACGATTCTGAATATATGCATTGCGAAAGGCCTCGTAAGGATCCAGGGCCGCATTTTTCAATGCTTCGTAATCACCAATATGAAAAGAAGTGTCGTTGACGGTCCGGAGCCCGAACACCGCCGCACCGGTCGTGGTTGTGGTCAATTCTCCGGCATCCACCTGGATCAACTTTATGAAGGTGAGGGGGTTCAGTGCCCAATCGCCCACGCTTCCCACGGTGTCGCGCAGGGTGGAAGGCCCGAACAGTGGCCAGACAATGTAAAATCCATTGCCGGCATGGTAGAGCCCCAGGGTCTGGCCGAAATCCTCCGCAGGGGGAGTTAGTCCCGGATAGTTTTTGGCCGGATTGAACAGCCCCCCTACCCCATAGGTGGTGTTGACCATAAACCGGATGAACTCACCCTTGGCCGCCTCGTCTTTTCCCTGAAGCAGGCAGTTAACGAAGCGCACCGGCGTCAGCAGATTGTAGAAAAAGTTCTTCACCCCCAGCCGTACCGGCGTGGGAAACACAGTGCGGTAACCGATGGCGACCGGCTTCAGAACCCAGAAGTACAATTTGTCATTGAAAGCGAACATCGCCCGATTGAACCCGACGATGGGATCGGCCACCGACTGGACGGCGTCATCATCCCCGGCAAAAGGGTCATTTGTCGAATCGTCAAACGGATCAAAGGGGTCAAAGGGGTCAAAGGGAACCGCTTCCGCCGCGCTTTCGTCACCCGTGGGAGCGGCCAAGGTCGCCGGGGAGGCGGCCCAGGTAAGACCATGCCCCAGTATGCAGAGCAGCAGAGCCAACAATGGCAGTTGGTTTTTCATTTTCATCGTTTGCCTCATCCGTTCAAATTACCCGTTTTCCGCCAAGCGCTGATTCTGTTGGGCCAGCTTCTCGTTGAGCATCTGGATAAGGGCCGCCGGCTTGTCCTTTTTCAGGATGCTGGCAAACTGGGTGCGATAATTCTTGACCAGGCTGACGCCCTCCACGATGATGTCGTACACTTTCCACAGGTCGGCACCATCCTTAAACATACGGTAGTTGACCGGGATTTCAGCGGTTTCTCTCAACACCTGCGTTTTGACTTCCGCATAGGCGTCCGAGTAGAAATCCTGATTGAGGTAAACGATTTTTTCATTGTGGTACTCGCCCTGGATTTTATCGATATAGGTATTGGCCAGAAACTGGGCGAAGACATCGGTGAAGGCGGTTTTTTCCGCATCGCTGAAATCTCTCCAGTTGCGGGCCACGGTCCGTTTGGAGATCTCGACGAAATCGAACATGGGCTTGACGATTTTCCAGATCTCATCCCGCTGGGCCGCTTTGGTTCCCGGTTCCTTGTACTGGGGATCGTTGAGAATCACCATCAGAGCATCGATGGGCGTCCGGATGGTTTCCATGGGATCCGTGGATCCAGCCATGCACGGAACAACGGTCAGAAAAACAAGCGTCAGAATGCTGGCAATGGTTTTGGCAATCATATTTCCTCCACGAAGGTTGACGGATTCGTAAAAAGCCCGATATCGGCGTTACGCTTCATCCTTCGTCACTGCGGAGTACGATTAGTACGCCTCATTCCTCAGGATTCGCAAGCCTTGATCTCGGGCTTTTTTCGAATCCGTCTGAACGGAGATTTTTTACGAGACCATCAAGGTTGGTTTTTTTGACCTTCGGCACTCCCTGTCCACATCTTTAGACACGAAAAAAAATATCGCCTTATTCAGGATCGTTAGCCATTCACGAGGGCATCAGTTCCCCGCATCGCCGAAGACATATTTGCTCACCAACTCCTCAATGTCCAATGCCGACTCGGTTTCGATGATCATGTCTCCGGATTTGAGCACCCGGTCCGACCCTCCCGGCGTCATTTTGATGTACTTATCGCCGATCAGGCCGGAGGTCTTCACCGAAGCAATGACGTCATCGGTAAGGATGATCCCTTTCCTGATTTTCATGCGAACGATGGCCACTTGCCGCTCATTGTCAAGATCAATACCCGCCACCTGACCGATCTCCACACCGGCCATGTCTACCTGGGCACCGGGTTTCAGCCCCGATACCGAGTCGAAACGTGCGTCAAGCATATAGTAATCATCGCCGAACCACTCCATTTTGCCAAGCTTGATGGCCATGTAGGCCACACAGAGCAGGCCGATGAGCACAAATATCCCAACCGATGTCTCAACCGATGTCTTTTTCATCTTTCCTCCGCGACCGATCCTGAATGCGGAACGATCGTTCTGCCTACAGTTCGTTTAGCGCGCTTTGCAAGTTTTCGGGAACCTGGCCCCGGATAAACTGACGAATCACCGGTTCGCGGCTTTCCTGGATCTCTTCCGGCCCGCCCTGGAAAATAATCCGGCCCTGGTCCAGCATGGCGATTCGCTGGGAAATGTAGAATACATCAGGAATTTCATGGCTGACCATCACTCCGGTAAATCCGTATGTTTTCTGGTATTGGACAATCATGGCGTGGGCCGCATTTTTACGAATGGGGTCCAGTCCCGTGGTCGGTTCGTCAAAGAGCACGATTTCCGGGTCGGTCACCAGGGCCCGCGCCATGGCCACCCGCTTTTTCATGCCCCCGGAAAGCTGCGACGGATAGCGTGCCTCGATGCCGGCCAGGTCCAGTTGGGTCAACTTTTCGTGGACCCGCTCCTCGATTTCGTGAAACGGCACCCGGCCCTTTTCCTTCAGTGGCAGAGCCACATTTTCATAGACGGTCATGGAATCGAACAGGGCGTTTCCCTGAAACATGTAGCTGAATTTCATTTTCACGGCCTTGCGCTCGGCAGGCGCCATCTGGTGGATGGCGCGGCCCTCGAACCGAATCTCGCCGGCATCCGGTGCCAACAGGCCGATGATGTGCTTGAGCAGGACGCTTTTGCCGATTCCGCTTTTACCGATAATGGTGGTCACCTCCCCCCGATAAATGGACAGGTCGACCCCTTTTAACACGGCATTGTCGCCAAAGCTCTTGAATACCCCCTCAAATTCGATCAGCGGTTCGGTCATGATTCTCTCACAGCAGAAACGAGGTCAGTACATAGTCGGCCACCAGAATCATCACGCAAGAGATCACCACCGCCGATGTGGTGGAAAGACTGACCCCTTTGGCGCCAAACCCCTCTTTGCGCAAATGGGTGGTGTAACCCTGAAAGCAACAGATAGTGGCCACGATGGCGGCAAAACAGAAGGCCTTGATGAAACCGCCGTTGATATCTTCCATCAGCACACTGGATTCGACTCGGCTGAAATAGAGCCCCGAATTGATGCCCAGCAGCAGCGATCCGGTCAGATAGCCTCCGATAATTCCCACCACATCGAAAATGGCCGTCAGAAAGGGAAAGCTGATCAGGGCGGCTCCCAGGCGGGGGCTGAACAGGAAACGCACCGGATTGATGTCCATGGTTTCCAGGGCATCGATTTGCTCGGAGATACGCATGATGCCGATCTCGGCTGCCATGGCCGATCCGGCCCGGGCCACCACCATGATCGCGGTCAGCACCGGCCCCATTTCCCGAATCAGGCTCAGGGCCACGGCGGCCCCCAGCACGCCTTCGGAGCCGAACTTGACCAGGGTATAGTATCCCTGCAGCCCCAGTACCATTCCGGTGAAGGCTCCGGTGAGGCAGACCACGAAGACCGATTTCATGCCGATGAAATAGACCTGATCGATAATTTTTTCGGCCTGGATGGGAACGGAAAAAAGATGCAGGACACCACGGAAAAAGAAAATTGCCACCCGCCCCAGTTCCTGAACGGGGGCAATGGCCATGCGGCCCAATCCAGCCAGGAACGTTTCGATTGTCGGAAGCTGCGCCATCACATCGTCACCGCGCTTTGCAGAAAAAAGGAAAGTGCCTTAAAATGCCTGTCAGGACAGGGGCATTAACAAAAAGCCTAAAATTGTCAACCGGTTCGGTTCGTATGCAATGGTTAATAGAAATAGCTGAAGTCGCGGACAAAGTAAAGCACAGATGGAAATCGCCGAGTTCCGGTAATCCGTTGCCGCCCTATTGGCATGATGGCCCCATGAGGATCGGCCGTGGTCCATGCACACCGAATTTTGAGCTTTTGTTCGCCCCCCTTGACTTCACCTTATGCTTTGCCTACGATGATTGCCATCGTTGCCTTAACACCCGACCAAAGGAGATTTCCATGGCCAAACCTGTTGCGACCATCGATGACCTTGACCAGACCCAGACTGCCCGCCTGGTGATGGATGTCCTGCATCGTACCATCGTCCATTACGCCCTCTGGTTCACCGAAATCCGCCACCAGATGGGGCCTGAAAAAGCCCTGGAATGCCTATCCACCGCATCGGAACGAAGCATCGGCATCCAACTCAAGCGCCTGGGAAAAATCCTGGGTTTCGACCTGCAGGATGGTATCCCCACACCGCTCTTGAACATGGAAAAAAAGGATCTGTCGGCCCTTCTCGATGGGGCGGCCATCAACTGGCTGGCCAATGACGGGGTGTGGTTTCAGTCGGTTGAATTCACCAACGGTATGAACGATGCCAAGCGCTGCAACGACTCCAGCTGGGCGCACTTTTCGCCGTTCGAGGCATGGTCCGTCCGTCGGTTCCTGGACCTCGGTGACCGGCCGGGCCTGGAAGGGCTGAAAAAAGCCCTCAACTTTCGTGTTTATGCCCGCATCAACGTGCAGTCTTTTGAAGATGATGGCCCTGACGCCTTCATTTTCCGGATGAACGACTGCCGGGTTCAGGCCGCCCGCAAAAACAAGAACCTGGATGATTACCCCTGCAAGTCCGGAGGACTGGTCGAATACACCTATTTTGCACAGTCCATTGATCCGCGGATCGAAACCGAATGCATCGGCTGTCCCCCGGACGCCCACCCGGATGAGTGGTACTGCGCCTGGCGGTTTTCGTTGAAAAAATAGGACCCCTTCCCGAAGAATGTTCACCCGGAAACCGGCAACGCGGTCGGGTTCCGGGTGGGCCCGGAGTGATACTGCGCCGCGAAAATCCCCCTGTCCCATCGACAGACGATTGAAAAAGGCCGCGCCAACCTTCCTGCAACATCCTGCGAGCCATGATCGTGCTCATCCCTGAAATCCGCAGACCGATAAATGCCGTCCACCTGGCTCCGGGAAGAGTGAATCTGTTCTAATGCTAACTCACTGAAATGATAGATTCGCTTTATATTTCACAGGCATGTAAAATCAATGGGTTACAAATAGAACAAATTTACCCTGTGGTTCCGGGGGACCGGTATTGACTTTTTTGACACTTTTATTTAATCACAAATTTGATCAAATATTTTGTATATGAAATCTCGGGGCTGCCCGACAACCCCGTCGCCTTGTTTCTATTGGACAGGAAGAAAAACAATGGCCACCGCGAAACCAACCGCCAAGTCCGATACCGGTCACACCCGTAAGGCATACCAGGGCATCCGGCAGATGCTTTTCCATAACGAAATCGCACCGGGGCAGAAAATCGCCTACCGGGATCTGGCTGAGCGCTTGGGAATGAGCCAGACGCCGGTCATTCAGGCGCTGAAATGGCTTGAGTTTCAGGGGCTTGTTCGTCATGAACGCCACCGCGGGTATTATACCGAACCGATCAGCACCCAGGAGGTGGAGGAAATTTACGAATTTCGGGAACAGATCGAGCTGGCCCTTCTCGCCCGAACCATGCAGAACATGGACAAGACGGCGATCAAAATGCTCGAATCGTCGCTGGACGCCCACCTGAAAGCCTCCCGCGAGGTTTATCTGCACGATCGTCTGCTCAAGGACATGGAGTTTCATCTGACCCTGGCCTCGCTCTCCGGCAACCAGGTTCAGCAGCA
This window harbors:
- a CDS encoding VacJ family lipoprotein — its product is MKMKNQLPLLALLLCILGHGLTWAASPATLAAPTGDESAAEAVPFDPFDPFDPFDDSTNDPFAGDDDAVQSVADPIVGFNRAMFAFNDKLYFWVLKPVAIGYRTVFPTPVRLGVKNFFYNLLTPVRFVNCLLQGKDEAAKGEFIRFMVNTTYGVGGLFNPAKNYPGLTPPAEDFGQTLGLYHAGNGFYIVWPLFGPSTLRDTVGSVGDWALNPLTFIKLIQVDAGELTTTTTGAAVFGLRTVNDTSFHIGDYEALKNAALDPYEAFRNAYIQNRNSRIAQ
- a CDS encoding GntR family transcriptional regulator codes for the protein MATAKPTAKSDTGHTRKAYQGIRQMLFHNEIAPGQKIAYRDLAERLGMSQTPVIQALKWLEFQGLVRHERHRGYYTEPISTQEVEEIYEFREQIELALLARTMQNMDKTAIKMLESSLDAHLKASREVYLHDRLLKDMEFHLTLASLSGNQVQQQILRLLFDRLYLKYGGNILFSTSMDKADMAHKELFAHIREGNLAGAKTVLSKHIRNVKKHVLNGLERLTREKVKTGF
- a CDS encoding ExeA family protein, giving the protein MYNRFFGFKERPFKLVPNPAYLYLSRVHEEVLAHLNYAVGYGEGFVEITGEVGTGKTTLCRMFLENLDADTEAAYIFNPKLDALQLLKAVNDEFGIDSDAGSTKQLIDRLNAFLLDKKTQGKRVILLIDEAQNLSADVLEQLRLLSNLETTTSKLLQIILVGQPELGALLETDALRQLNQRITLSCHLIPLSTAETREYIRHRLHIASPKPGLAFSAAAYRSIFKYTGGVPRLINIACDRALLTAFTQGKHRITNAIVKTAIRELDSSRSRSKPPQFRREGLITSLLVVLLLLMAGLVASQIVFNGANFFSMPAVVHHKIDTPAAVTSPAVAQAKPPARIAPQPVQAPPEIPVPVESPPALPPETPLETLPIAEPTPLAVQPFAEVVTGMDPVASRTRSLRAILEKWGAPQPLQSGALIAADNQTFFRISAAHSGLQVLRVTGHFDLIRKLNLPAIVTLVPEDHRPRFMALVHIDSESLQLSDGEAIHTVPPDALDGLWSGVAHIFWKNFHNYQGIIPDTASGEAILALKVHLKSTGFAIAEMTPAYDVTTRAAVETIQHRNGLVVDGKVGSQTKIVLYNEDPSLKPPHLTDSPAGDGN
- a CDS encoding MlaE family ABC transporter permease, which encodes MAQLPTIETFLAGLGRMAIAPVQELGRVAIFFFRGVLHLFSVPIQAEKIIDQVYFIGMKSVFVVCLTGAFTGMVLGLQGYYTLVKFGSEGVLGAAVALSLIREMGPVLTAIMVVARAGSAMAAEIGIMRISEQIDALETMDINPVRFLFSPRLGAALISFPFLTAIFDVVGIIGGYLTGSLLLGINSGLYFSRVESSVLMEDINGGFIKAFCFAAIVATICCFQGYTTHLRKEGFGAKGVSLSTTSAVVISCVMILVADYVLTSFLL
- the mlaD gene encoding outer membrane lipid asymmetry maintenance protein MlaD → MKKTSVETSVGIFVLIGLLCVAYMAIKLGKMEWFGDDYYMLDARFDSVSGLKPGAQVDMAGVEIGQVAGIDLDNERQVAIVRMKIRKGIILTDDVIASVKTSGLIGDKYIKMTPGGSDRVLKSGDMIIETESALDIEELVSKYVFGDAGN
- a CDS encoding M23 family metallopeptidase; translated protein: MQWKLNLLAGLFCAVLLGMFLFLSPMTAATSGIQDDPLVPQPPAMETAPVQPPVQLEVPGLNIVKGVIENRTLYEALTACDIPPSDVLALSRSFKPVFDFRCSRPKDAYQACIDDRNQIQKFLYKTGPLDEYEAIKKDDGGYRVHKREIAMDTKVVSTVFTIETSLYQAVADSGETQLMAGMIADIFAWDIDFYLYPRKNDRIAVVYERCVKDGQLIKYGRILAARYEGERKNFSAFLFNDGQFDGYFDENGQPLKKMFLRTPVKFGKMTSAYSIRRFHPISKRYKAHTGIDYGAPTGTAIFATANGRVTFSGWKSGYGKLLIIKHPNGYQTYYGHCSRLLKKPGQLVEQGQVVARVGQTGVATGPHVHYEVRINGKPVNPNTVKKSRVSPLKPERMAAFKKTIRERMRLVNHVLEEKTNLVMQPGESDALDSARKKT
- a CDS encoding general secretion pathway protein GspB produces the protein MSSILDALKKAEQESGATGNRNAPWPALTAATSACRRSYRRWMMVTVVFVLVLASGVFWQLRRRSTPGPAVAVKTPTQPARRPAEAAQPAARPLADHAPPAEPKKTAPVKSPLDRPMDSQPPEEPGDVLKKEPPIMPPRQLLEKPPLPAKVGNQPPSLPVSSAAPRVDPQEPVPEAKTPSPDDNGDVRVDPRIDLQALVWAPEASERFVVINNRLIKEGGSIDDIVVLRINRDDVLLSTGTDRWRQVFQIR
- a CDS encoding DUF6125 family protein, yielding MAKPVATIDDLDQTQTARLVMDVLHRTIVHYALWFTEIRHQMGPEKALECLSTASERSIGIQLKRLGKILGFDLQDGIPTPLLNMEKKDLSALLDGAAINWLANDGVWFQSVEFTNGMNDAKRCNDSSWAHFSPFEAWSVRRFLDLGDRPGLEGLKKALNFRVYARINVQSFEDDGPDAFIFRMNDCRVQAARKNKNLDDYPCKSGGLVEYTYFAQSIDPRIETECIGCPPDAHPDEWYCAWRFSLKK
- a CDS encoding phospholipid-binding protein MlaC — its product is MIAKTIASILTLVFLTVVPCMAGSTDPMETIRTPIDALMVILNDPQYKEPGTKAAQRDEIWKIVKPMFDFVEISKRTVARNWRDFSDAEKTAFTDVFAQFLANTYIDKIQGEYHNEKIVYLNQDFYSDAYAEVKTQVLRETAEIPVNYRMFKDGADLWKVYDIIVEGVSLVKNYRTQFASILKKDKPAALIQMLNEKLAQQNQRLAENG
- a CDS encoding ABC transporter ATP-binding protein, whose product is MTEPLIEFEGVFKSFGDNAVLKGVDLSIYRGEVTTIIGKSGIGKSVLLKHIIGLLAPDAGEIRFEGRAIHQMAPAERKAVKMKFSYMFQGNALFDSMTVYENVALPLKEKGRVPFHEIEERVHEKLTQLDLAGIEARYPSQLSGGMKKRVAMARALVTDPEIVLFDEPTTGLDPIRKNAAHAMIVQYQKTYGFTGVMVSHEIPDVFYISQRIAMLDQGRIIFQGGPEEIQESREPVIRQFIRGQVPENLQSALNEL